The Daucus carota subsp. sativus chromosome 7, DH1 v3.0, whole genome shotgun sequence genome window below encodes:
- the LOC108196051 gene encoding EID1-like F-box protein 2 yields MTIMKFYRCIHSTSCVCTKAHLSEEVIFLILQHMNWNPKVIASLSCACKWFDDLAKRLFWKEFCRTRAPKMMLDLQSSGSHSVDGNWRALGKLLIICSGCTRGGLFNNYEIPEHFVYKTRFSRTSGKSFLLPQCRSDVLYVSDPCEHLDQGDEGDVGMFRGVFKSFASSNVRRMLIRRGAKFHPTETCPYCKAKLWSMQQANMIPQSASSRLGAYEDCIEYYVCLNGHVLGVCTLLPLSDSEEASELE; encoded by the coding sequence ATGACAATAATGAAGTTCTATCGCTGCATACACTCAACAAGCTGTGTGTGCACAAAAGCACATCTAAGTGAAGAAGTTATTTTCTTAATTCTACAACATATGAACTGGAATCCTAAGGTGATTGCTAGTCTCTCTTGTGCATGCAAATGGTTTGATGATCTTGCAAAGAGATTATTTTGGAAGGAATTTTGCCGGACAAGAGCTCCAAAAATGATGCTTGATCTACAATCTAGTGGCAGTCATAGTGTTGATGGAAACTGGAGGGCATTAGGGAAGCTGCTTATCATTTGTTCAGGATGCACCCGGGGTGGCTTGTTCAATAACTATGAAATCCCTGAGCACTTTGTTTATAAGACTCGTTTTTCTCGGACCTCAGGGAAAAGCTTTCTTCTACCTCAGTGCAGATCAGATGTTTTGTATGTTTCTGACCCTTGTGAACATCTTGACCAAGGGGATGAGGGAGATGTTGGAATGTTTAGAGGTGTCTTCAAGTCCTTTGCATCGTCCAACGTTCGAAGGATGCTAATCAGAAGAGGGGCCAAATTTCATCCTACAGAAACTTGCCCATATTGCAAGGCAAAGTTATGGAGCATGCAGCAAGCGAATATGATACCACAAAGTGCTAGCAGCAGGTTAGGAGCTTATGAAGATTGCATTGAGTATTATGTGTGTCTCAATGGACATGTTCTTGGAGTTTGCACCCTCTTGCCtttatctgattcagaagagGCATCTGAATTGGAGTAA